The Acipenser ruthenus unplaced genomic scaffold, fAciRut3.2 maternal haplotype, whole genome shotgun sequence genome includes the window TAGTGGCGACCGCTCTCTTGACTAGTGACGGATTATAAGGATACATGTTTGAGAAATAAGTGTTAGTGCTGCTACAACGAAAGGAGAGACATGAAGAAGTCAATTACTCCACTCTATAACTCATCAGATTGTGGAGGTGTGTGGTTCAACTTCTGAAACGTTGTCTCTCGCTTCTCTACAGAGAAACCAGCTGTGGTGTTTTCTGATCGCATCGGTAAGGTGTTTTCTTCTTTCATATTTGCAATCGCAGTTTTGACTGCGAACAAATAAACCTGAGGATCGAATAAAATGTATCAGACATATTTTTGATGTTTAAAGTACAGCTAGTGGGCAGTGAGGTTCATAGGAATTAGGTTTGGTGGCCCAGTGGTAAAAaaagggtcttgataccaggaggttcaaatcacccagctcagccactgactccctgtgtgtgtgtgaccctgagcaagtcactgaacctccttgtgctccatccttcggatgagacgttaaacaaacgagctcctattggaagtgactctgcagcagaagcagcagcagttgttgatgatgcagagttcatccccctagtctctgtaaatcgctttggataaaagcgtctgctaaatgactttactattaataataataataataataataataataataataataataataataattattattattattattattattattattattattattattagtattattattattagtattattactagtATTATTATGTTAGGTCAGTAGCGTTTCAAGTTCTCTATGTACAGTTTTGCATTTTAGAAATCACAGAATAATAGGATTCTAGACAATATTGATCCTTGATTGAATATTGAACTCCTTATCTCTATATGTGTTCCTCTGTTAGACTCTGTGGAAGCCAGACAGCAGCATTCTTCAGTAGGTAAGGTaacaattttattttccttaGATAATCTACATTGGCTTCCTAATATTGGGAGAAAGACTTACAGCTctgaccaaaggttttgcatcacctagaattctatgattcacttaaaaaaatatgaacataatttagatattttatttatcataatgtaatcaaaataaactacaaaatacaCAGTATTTTGTGTGAGATTTCggtaatgtcacatttttctgtttttcaagggaacattattcagcagctttcactggactctatgaagctgagggagttcattctatatagagggggtggaattcaatatgttaacaagggaacattattcagcagctttcattggactctatgaagctgagggagttcattctatatagagggggtggaattcaatatgttaacaagggaacattattcagcagctttcattggactctatgaagctgagggagttcattctatatagagggtgttgatgatgcatagctgTAGTCCTGTCATCAAGTGAATACAACACTCTGAAAACTGGAACGCTGGTTGGTTAgcaagtattttttaattttatcccGAGCATAGTTTTGATGGTAATATTAAAGAACAAGTAttgcatgcaaaaaaataaatgaatttcaCCCAATGAAGGTCAGCACTAAATCACATCAGAGGATTATTCAGAACTGAACTCTAATTGAATTGAaacaatctattattattttttttttagattccagCAAGGATCAGTCTCCAAAAGGTAACACTTTATTAACtaaattaaaagttaaaaaaaaaacgattagaATGAATATTATAAAATGCAGCCAACAATGTGATATCTACAAAGAGGTCCAGGTTATATGACATGATCTTGCATTTATGTCAAATCAAGAAAGAAAGGATCAAGCACAGATTTAAGACTCACTCTACGTTCTTATAAAAAGAAGGGAAAAAAGGGACTGAAGTCTAAAACATCATAAATGGTCTGGTTAAAGTCCAAGACACAACTTcaagtttagcacagagagaagatcCAGAGGGCAGAAATGGAAGCCGAttagagtttagaacagaaggcaggaaaccttttttataaatgcatggaatagcctaccaggtaacacagtaggatctaaaacactgggaaagtttaaaaaaaggctaGTGTTTTTAATGagttccccccagtaggggagaatggtgtgctaacaaggggatgagccttgatggactgaatggccttttctcgttctcaaacttttatgttcttatttaaaaaaaaaatctgcctttGTTTATTGAAACCGTCCCACGTCTCACGATAACAAGatttaaaacaacagcaacaTCTATCTCTGTCCTGCAATACCACATAGCTATATCTCCTCTGTTCTCCACAGACGGAGTGGTTCTGGACCCCTACACGGCGTACCCCAAACTGATACTGTCCCGGGATGGAAAGCGGCTCCGACTGGGCGATGAAACGCGGGCCGTCTCCGACGACAACCCCGAGAGGTTCGATTACTGGGAATGTGCCGTGGGCCAGGAGGGCTTCACCTCAGGGCGCCACTTCTGGGAGGTGGACGTGGGGGAGAACCAGCACTGGAAGCTGGGAGTCGCCAGAGCCTCTGCCCAGAGGAAGGGGGAGTTCAGCATGCTCCCCCGGGATGGGTACTGGACTCTGTGGTGGTACGGAGACCAGTTATGGGCCCTGACTGACCCCCTGACATCTCTAGCCCCGGGGTTGAAGGTCCAGAAGGTGGGGGTCAGTCTGGTGTACGATGAAGGGCGGCTCTCCTTTTACGACGTAGAGAGCGGAACTCTTCTCTATACTTTCACTGACGTCTTCACCGAGAAGCTTTACCCATTTTTCTGGACCTGGGATACGAGCACAGATCTTGTCATACtgtaaatcagaagtgtgttaTGACTAGAGCATATTATGTGTTTAGTGTATTCATAACGGgttataaaaatggaaatcaagctCACATAATCCTATATATGGGTCAAATACTTCTTCCGATTTAATATGATTTCAGTAACATCTTTTTAGAAGCCGTCAATCAAAAACATCACGTCACAGCGAGATTTCTTATCGAGCTGTATTTTCAAAGCTCCGATTCCAGCCTTTAATGAGCTCCGACTTTTTTAaggagacaaaacaaacacccctAGTGAACCACACTAGAAGGGAACAGCTAATCTGTTTATATAatcattatgatgatgatgatgcagcTGCAGAATGTGGAGAATCTGTGGAAGACTGCGAATTCCGCGGGAGACTTCCAATTCCGCGATTTTCCGAGGAATTCCGTTACCCGCAGAATTGCACTGCCTGTGGTCTTGAGTCATTTGAAACATCTTTCTAAAATGACTCATTTTCATAATCAACATGCTAACTGCCTTGTTCTGCATAGTTCTCAAAGCTTTGGGTGCCCCAGTTTTTATTTCTACACTATGAATTCCGAAGGTACACTCAAGCTCTTTTGAAGagagtgaacaaaaaaaataaccaataatTTTGTAAGAATTAAAAGACAGCAGACACCAAATGCTGTCTGCCCATTACAAACAGCATTGattgtgtttattaatatataaCTCATTTTCCATATACAGCCTAAGTAATAAGTAAATTCAATTCTAAACAAGAGCTAACTGTCCGAGTGCACACAGAGTCATATGGTAgctcaatttattattattattattattattattattattattattattattattattattggtccaGGGAAAATATAAATCTATCCAGattattttgtttatctgttatCTGTAAATATCTATTTTCTTTTTGccttattttaaattaaacttttttgtgtgtgtgtgaattcagTGGTACCGTGATTATACTGCATATTTACCATTGTTTTTCTGAGCTCCATAAGTgagagataaagaaagaaagagcaaaactCAGACTTGACCAGAAAACCAAGACTTTGCTGTCTATGTAAATACCCCTTACATAACTTTACTGCATTCTGAAAACTGCATTGAGAGTTACACTGAATTATATGTGCTTATGCAATGATATACAAGTAGAATCCAATGTTATAAGCCATTTTCCATTTGAatctctgtgtgtctttgtatttaaatcatttatttttggATTTCTGTCGTTCACTTTGCTGCTGTCTTCAATAAATACTGCTTTggaaattctatttttttttgatAGGGTTATTATATGCCAGCATGATTATATGTATAATGATAAGGGGTGAATCTGTGGaagaaaatacattgtaaattattTGCAATGTTGGGAAAAAAAGTACTTACCTTATTTTTTCACGCACGACTGAACCCTTTCCGTTACCTCTCTGAAACAGGAGCCACTGCAGTTACGagttactgaaaaaaaatgtaatcagattacagttacagGTTACTCAAagatgtaatcagattacagttacaagttactcaaaaaatgtaatcagacTACAGTTACAAATTACTGAAAATGTAAtcagaaaaatgtaatcagattacatttaTGAGTTattcaaaaatgtaattagattACAGTGAAGCGTTACTCACTGATTCATCACTTTGAGCTGCTTATCCTACATAAAACTTTACTAATTCAACCAATATTAACTCACAGTGACTGAACTAGTTGCATTCCCACCTCAAGTTGATTAATGTCTACAGTAACACATGCAGAACCAGCACACTCCTCTCAATGAGACCATTAAGAAACACTTCACATTTTAACCCTACttatcaatcaatctatctatctattttatatagcgcctttcatagtggaccaccatcacaaagcactttacaagatacagtaacaacaagaaaatccataatactttaaatacagagaaatacataatacatgctatagaaaataaatgtataatacattaaatacagtggaaagtgcataatacatgtaTGTGACATGTGAACCAACCCTCGTTTCAACATGGAAGACACTGGAAATGTGTGTCTTtacattagtattatttatttcttagaagacacccttatccagggcgacttacaattgttacaagatataacattatttgtacatacaattccccatttatacagttgggtttttactggagcaatctaggtaaagtaccttgctcaagggtacagcagcagtgtcccccacctgggattgaacccacgaccctccggtcaagagtctagcaccctaaccactacttcacactgcctTGGTTCTCACTTCTAAACATATACAAAATCAAGAAACATATTAAGCAAACGAACCAGGacatgtctgtttgtttgtcGCCTCGCCTAGTGCTTTATACACCCCGGCATTAAAATACTAATCACTGGAAAATTAACTTAGGCGGGGCGAAATGTTTACTTTATACTGTTTGGCTAGACTTAAcctgctctctttctctctcaacaCATCTTCCCTTTTTCCCCTCCCTCACTCcgtccctccctccgtccctccactcttctctctcccctcctcccctcttctGGTTGCATTCTCCACATTTTTCCCCTCCTACAACCTTACCAAACCTGTTTTATTGAGCCACGCCCAACAGGGACAGAGATTCGGAAGAATGAAAGACAACGCAGAGCAGTGGAATCCAGATTATAGAGTTTATCGTGTTGGAATGTATCCGTTTTTTTCCCTGTCTGGAGtctcctgattttttttaaaatttaaactcGTGTAGAAGGGAGCTGATCAGGAGCACTGAGGGAGTAGAGCATgtgaatgtttattattattattattattattattattattattattattattattattattattattattattattattattattaatcagtcattcagcagacgcttttctccaaagcgacttccagagactaggggggtgaattatgcatcatcaacaactgctgctgctgctgcagagtcacttccaataggagctcgtttgtttgacgtctcatccgaaggacggagcacaaggaggttcagtgacttgctcagggtcacacacacgccGAGCCGGTTGATTTGAatctcctggtatcaagaccccttgtCTTTAACCGTTGGAGCACCAAGTGAAAGCAAGTAAGTTTTCTTTCAAATATGTTAACTGGGAGACAACATTATTTAGACTGGTGGACCGGTTTGTGACGCATTTGGAAAGTTAAAGATGGGTCACATTGTGTTATTTctgctacagagagagagagagagagagagagagagagagagagagagggaggaggaggaaagtgGCATTGCAGAGTATAGTTCGGTGATTGATCGTGTCAAAATATTCCCCAAACTGTACGTGCAGGTAactgttttgcatatcttaatgtgtctttggagaaaatacgatcgatcgctatttagcttcagaatcacacattaaacaaaaggctactacagaggctgctgaacagaacgtaaaataaacaacagctgtcagaaaccaaactggaaagtcagcccagacaaaaagtatccctgtctgcaagttaaatcagtactacaacgatccagcacagccacctcgcttcaacctgcagCTCGCTTTTTCGCAGTTgaaattttagacccgaatagccaatTTTACCTTGGTTtaactcggtactaataaaatcaGTTATTGGATGGAACAAataacgtgctgcatatattgcttTTAtcaaagtatgccagatgccctcgggtaaccgagttttggggcagtttctaatcgatttccaagTACCCCTATTTTTAGGCTTTACAGTGTTCTGAAATACGGTCTACTtcggtttatttaatgtttaaacagatccgcgaaatcctaattttattccgcaaccgACCCGTGTAAAATACGTacatttaccgcgatttaagtagacccctacgcACAGGTATTTCCTTCACTCAGTAAGAAATATACAACTCGAAAatgtctgtgctttattacacgttgctgtgcttttactatgggaaacgtttataagggttagtttaccgtttttatatgctttagcacacctctctgtgctttacaatgcttctctatgctttaccacacctctctgtgctttacaatgcttccctatgctttaccagacctctctgtgctttacaatgcttccctatgctttaccagacctctctgtgctttacaatgcttccctatgctttaccagacctatctgtgctttacaatgcttccctatgctttattccactttgctgtgcttgtactgtggGACATGTATAAGAGAGGGTGTCACTATTCAGTCTCTGCTTTTTTCACAGAAGTCGGGGAAACAGAAACATTTCTTGTGATGTTTTACATGAGAATGAAGACAAGATCCCAAGGACAGATTTTCCTCATTGTCTTGAGTTTTCTACCAGCGGCTTCTACAAACAGAGGTGGGAAAAACTGCAGGCATTGAAATTTGAGAGAGATTGAAACAATATCTCGCTGATATACAGTACCGGTACCAAGGGTACAGCTGAGCTTATGAGACAGATTGCTGCTCATTGAAATCCTCAGCCTCTTATagaggagatgattatctattcagggatgccaagatatttaTTGAGCGAGGAGTCCGAGTGAAGTTACCCAACAACAAACTCCCTGTCCCCAGCTGCGCCACTTTCCTACAAACAGGTGAACGTTTCAGGGGTGGATCATTCTCCTTGAGagattcaaatatttgtttaaagaGTGGATGATTCTCTCTTCAGCATTGTTagttgttttggtattttttaaaaggtaCTGTGCGGTTTAGTTTTGAATTCAATATATATCATTGTAGCTCAAAGCTCCATTACTCGCCAAGCATACAAGTTTTATAATCCCACCCTTTCCAACCCGGATACATTTTCAAcatgtttgaaatatttgcaaTCTTGATAGATTCTCACACAGATATCTGAAGTGGACGGTTTATTCTGACTTGCAACCCTACAGCTAATTCCagaaagatttgcatcacctagaaattaaggattgagacatcattaaaaaaaatgtatatgaacataatctacatcttatatttaacatcatgcaaccaaagaaaaactacaaaaatgatatcgTGTAAAAAGTctacaaagcgctggtgtgcAATTTAACAGGTCAgcgtaacattatccagcaggtttcattcgactccaCGAAGCAAAATcatttcattctatagggtgatgatgcaaagcttttggctaGAGCTGTACTGTAAAGTTTTTTTATTCTCTCCAGAAACTGTTATTGGTGCCGCTCAGCCCATCATCGCTGAAGCCAGACAACAGACCACCCTGCCCTGCCTCTTAACCCCAGCAGTCAGCACCCTTCACCTGGAAGTGAGATGGTTCAGAAACAGCTTTGCAAGCCCCGTCCATTTATATAAAGATCTGAGTGACCAGACAGCGACGCAGGACAGTGGCTATCACGGGAGGACCAGCCTCTTCGAATCGGAGCTGGCGAAAGGAAACCTCTCTTTGATCTTGAAAAATCTCCGGCCGTCCGACAGCGGCGTCTATTCCTGCTTCGCCTCTGACGGAACCTGGAGCGCCGAGGCAAAGACGGAACTCGTGATCAGAGGTCAGGACTTGAGGCTTAGGGGTGCAGTGGCTGGTGTGTCtaactatctgtgtgtgtctcattgtctctattccctgacagtctatctgtgtgtgtctcactgtctctattccctgacagctgtggggacccagccctcaatctctatgGACTCTACACAAGGAGAGCAGACCTGGCTGGTGTGTCTATCTCTGTGGGTCTCCCtatctctattccctgacagtctatctgtgtgtgtctcactgtctctattccctgacagcctatctgtgtgtgtctcactgtctctattccctgacagcctatctgtgtgtgtctcactgtctctattccctgacagtctatctgtgtgtgtctcactgtctctattccctgacagtctatctgtgtgtgtctcactgtctctatttcctgacagtctatctgtgtgtgtctcactgtctctattccctgacagtctatctgtgtgtgtctcactgtctctattccctgacagcctatctgtgtgtgtctcactgtctctattccctgtcAGCTGTGGggacccagccctcaatctctgTGGACTCTACACAAGGACAGCAGACCCGGCtggtgtgcagatcagaggggtgGAGCCCTGAACCTGAAGTGATCTGGAGAGACAGGGATGGAAACGATGTGACATCACTGTCCAGCACAACCGTGGAGAGGAACACACAGGGCTACCTCCGGATCCGCAGTTACATTGAAGCGGAGACGCAGAGCGAAGGGTTCTCTTGCCTGGTTCGGATTAAACAGCCACATCCAGAACCGGATACGAAACTTCAGTTACCCAGTGAGCGGCGTTTTGCTAGGTCTAGGAATTCAATTGATATCTGTTAAGCCATTCGCGTCTCTCAGTCACACACTGAGAAACGTGTTCAGAGTAAAATttcatttatgtgttttttttttctgtgaaacaactaaatacgATCTTTAAAAATTTCTGATGgacgctaaaaaaaaaatacctggacTTGACAATCTCTGTAgtagaagttattattattatttgtttatttagcagacgcctttatccaaggcgacttacagagactcgggtgtgtgaactatgcatcagctgcagagtcacttacaactacgtctcacccgaaagacggagcacaaggaggtgaagtgacttgctcagggtcacacaatgagtcagtggctgaggtgggatttgaaccggggacctcctggttacaagcccttttctttaaccactggaccacacagcctcatagaAGTGCACAGAATGTCTTTTTCTGAGatccattgggggggggggggtgactatTTTAAAAGTCTGCCTTACTGTTTTAAATACCTTTACGCAAAACCAGCCCGACTCTGTCGGACCAACGACAGCCCAACAAGTCGAAGAGCTTTCGACTTCCACAAAGAACACTAGCAAACTTTACTTCAGATGCAAAACTGATCTTTTCTTTTCCAGGTAGTTTTCTCCCAGGTATCTCGGGGTGGGTCGTGGCTACCTCAGTGATAATCGCTCTTGGTATTGCAGCCGTCCCTCCTTTACTGATCCAGTGGAAAGGTATGCGAGCGTCATTAACCCTTTAATGCCCAGGCATCttgaaaatgagaaacaaactgcTTTATTTAACTAGATTCCGTTTCTTGTACAAAaacttttttctgtttctgtctGGCATCACGTGTTCTGCATATAGAAAAATGCTGGCTTGCGAGGTtgggtttaaataataataataataataataataataataataataataataataataataataataataataaggctaaGCATTGTTATCCTATGGGATGTATAAATAGGGTTAAATTGGCAGAATAGTGCCAAGTACGTGTGTAAGACATCAATGagcaattgatttattttgtagaaacgCAGAGACAGAATTAATATAAAGGTAAGTGGAGTTTTAAAGCGATATCGAACTCAAAACAAtagtgtctgtaattactgtgtattaacaTAGTAGACATTtactaaatacatgtgtgcttacacattaTCTCAATGTTAACAACACTGTAATGATGCGTAAAcacacacaggaggctgtgtggtccagtggttaaagaaaagggcttgcaaccaggaaggtccaaatcccacctccgccactgactcattgtgtgaccctgagcaagtcacttcacctccttgtgctccgtctttcgggtgagacgtagttgtaagtgactctgcagctgatgcacagctcacacaccctagtctctgtgagtcgccttggataaaggcgtctgctaaataaacaaataataacatgtaCTTACTCAGTAACTGCTATCAaacacacagcaattagagacactgaaTGGAAGTTGTTACTGAGATATtattcatcatcattattatttttttccttatttgATTGCTAATTGCATTGGCCTCTGTTTCCTGCAGTGAATGAGAGCTCCTTATATCCACCAGAGAGCGAGACCATCACAGCAGATACAATGGAGCCAACGTGTAGGTATTTATAATGTCACTGCAGGGCAAATTACAAATGCATTTACATATACAGCACCCATCCTTCATGCCACAGCCTCCCAGAGCGCTGTATGCAAAGAtcaaaatgagagagagagagagagagagggggagagagagagggacaaagagagagacagagagagagagggggacagagagagagagggacagagggagagagggagagagggagagagggaaggggagagagggagacacagagagagacagagagagggggacagagagagagagggacagagagagagagatttattttctgatgtctcaatcctaaaatcaaTGCAAAGCTTTTGActagagggggagagggggagagagggggagaggaggagaggaggagagggggagagggggagagggggggagagagggagagggggagagggggagagggggagagagggggagggggagggggagggggaggagggggggaggagagagggacagagagagatttattttctgatgtctcagaagaggggggagagggcggggagagggggagagagggagagagacacagagagagagagagacacagaggagtGTACGATACGCTCCAGCGATAACCGGTTTACAGAAAAGCGCATtcaaaaaaacaatttcaattgAGACTTTCAAAAGAGAATCCGACGTTTCAACCTGCCTGATAATGTCTAGAATCGAGTTCCACAAACGAGGCGAGCGACAGTGTAGAAGCTCCGGCTGATTTAAGACTAAAAAATCCGCATTTTCTGATCTATAGAGAGTCGGTCGTTCTTGAAGACAGGATGGTCCTAATCCACGCCTTATACAAGTCATTACAGCGACTTTAAAATCAATTAGGGAACTCACTGGAAACCAATGGAAGACGAGAGTGAGAAAGAGGGTCTGGCAGTTCTGAACAAGATAAAGTCTTCTAAGTTTCAAATATATACGATGAATAAAATACTGCCGTCTTTGCGAAGTTGTGAACAGAACTCCACA containing:
- the LOC117962658 gene encoding butyrophilin subfamily 1 member A1-like isoform X2, which produces MFYMRMKTRSQGQIFLIVLSFLPAASTNRETVIGAAQPIIAEARQQTTLPCLLTPAVSTLHLEVRWFRNSFASPVHLYKDLSDQTATQDSGYHGRTSLFESELAKGNLSLILKNLRPSDSGVYSCFASDGTWSAEAKTELVIRAVGTQPSISVDSTQGQQTRLVCRSEGWSPEPEVIWRDRDGNDVTSLSSTTVERNTQGYLRIRSYIEAETQSEGFSCLVRIKQPHPEPDTKLQLPMNESSLYPPESETITADTMEPTYVGKPVSKSDCKLICGPDGETPIAKSEWKRICSSAVDVTLDPNTAHPLLILSGDGKRVRWEVEQQDLPDNPERFDWWRSVLGKEGFTSGRHYWEVEVGENHRWILGVSRESIHRKGVMRWSPGEGYWAVGRDGEPFLALTDPPAPLPLRQALRKVGVYLDYDKKQLSFYNTETRSLVCTLSDNFSGKLYPVFFTLDVKTDLVIVPPVSTVQ
- the LOC117962658 gene encoding butyrophilin subfamily 1 member A1-like isoform X1; translation: MFYMRMKTRSQGQIFLIVLSFLPAASTNRETVIGAAQPIIAEARQQTTLPCLLTPAVSTLHLEVRWFRNSFASPVHLYKDLSDQTATQDSGYHGRTSLFESELAKGNLSLILKNLRPSDSGVYSCFASDGTWSAEAKTELVIRAVGTQPSISVDSTQGQQTRLVCRSEGWSPEPEVIWRDRDGNDVTSLSSTTVERNTQGYLRIRSYIEAETQSEGFSCLVRIKQPHPEPDTKLQLPSSFLPGISGWVVATSVIIALGIAAVPPLLIQWKVNESSLYPPESETITADTMEPTYVGKPVSKSDCKLICGPDGETPIAKSEWKRICSSAVDVTLDPNTAHPLLILSGDGKRVRWEVEQQDLPDNPERFDWWRSVLGKEGFTSGRHYWEVEVGENHRWILGVSRESIHRKGVMRWSPGEGYWAVGRDGEPFLALTDPPAPLPLRQALRKVGVYLDYDKKQLSFYNTETRSLVCTLSDNFSGKLYPVFFTLDVKTDLVIVPPVSTVQ